The following proteins come from a genomic window of Pseudomonas putida:
- the rfbG gene encoding CDP-glucose 4,6-dehydratase, whose translation MEAVGLSPAFWQGKRVLLTGHTGFKGSWLALWLRELGAQVTGFALDPGTEPSLFELAQVGSDITDVRGDLRDLGALLEAVAQAQPEIVLHLAAQPLVREAYRDPLGTYSSNVMGTLNLLEAVRQVGGVRACVLVTTDKVYANQEWPWPYRENEALGGHDPYSSSKACCELLAQSYAASFFPAAEHAEHGVALATARAGNVLGGGDFAAERLVPDVLKAWSAGAPVTLRYPQAVRPWQHALEPLAGYLQLAERLYTQGPACAGAWNFGPSEGDMCSVGEVVDRLARQWPQAPGLRVEPSELHEAGLLRLDSSRARQVLGWRTRWSLHECLQHTLDWHLAWQRGDNMRAVTLHQLNLYTELP comes from the coding sequence ATGGAAGCAGTGGGCCTGAGTCCAGCGTTCTGGCAGGGCAAGCGTGTTCTGCTCACCGGTCACACGGGTTTCAAAGGCAGTTGGCTGGCGCTCTGGTTACGTGAGCTCGGGGCTCAGGTCACTGGCTTCGCGCTGGACCCTGGCACCGAACCAAGCCTGTTCGAGCTTGCCCAGGTCGGCAGCGATATTACCGACGTGCGCGGCGACCTGCGCGACCTCGGCGCGCTGCTAGAAGCTGTGGCCCAGGCCCAGCCGGAAATCGTCCTGCACCTGGCGGCTCAGCCACTGGTGCGCGAGGCCTACCGTGACCCGCTAGGCACCTATTCCAGCAACGTCATGGGCACCCTTAATCTGCTTGAAGCGGTACGCCAGGTTGGCGGGGTGCGTGCGTGCGTCCTGGTAACCACCGATAAGGTCTATGCCAACCAGGAATGGCCCTGGCCATACCGCGAGAACGAGGCCCTGGGCGGGCATGACCCGTACAGCAGCAGCAAGGCCTGCTGCGAGCTGCTGGCGCAGTCCTATGCCGCGTCATTCTTCCCGGCCGCCGAACACGCAGAACATGGCGTGGCACTGGCCACCGCGCGCGCCGGCAATGTACTGGGCGGCGGAGACTTTGCCGCAGAGCGGCTTGTCCCCGATGTGCTCAAGGCTTGGTCGGCCGGGGCGCCGGTCACCCTGCGCTACCCGCAGGCCGTGCGCCCCTGGCAGCACGCCCTGGAACCGCTGGCCGGCTACCTGCAACTGGCCGAGCGCCTGTACACCCAGGGGCCGGCCTGCGCCGGCGCGTGGAACTTCGGCCCGAGCGAAGGCGACATGTGCAGCGTCGGTGAGGTGGTCGACCGCCTGGCCCGGCAATGGCCGCAGGCACCAGGGTTACGTGTCGAGCCAAGCGAGTTGCACGAAGCAGGGTTGCTACGCCTGGACAGCTCTCGTGCCCGCCAGGTGCTGGGCTGGCGCACGCGCTGGTCGTTGCACGAATGCCTGCAGCACACGCTCGACTGGCACCTGGCGTGGCAGCGTGGCGATAACATGCGCGCCGTCACGCTGCACCAGCTGAACCTGTACACGGAGTTGCCGTGA
- a CDS encoding class I SAM-dependent methyltransferase, protein MNCRGCGTCLSLPLIDLGTAPPSNAYLRADQLAAAEAWVPLKVAVCEQCWLVQTEDYTRAETLFDADYAYFSSYSSSWLAHARDYVGQMVERFGLNGESRVVEIAANDGYLLQYVAERGIPCLGVEPTRSTAQAAREKGLQIREVFFGEQAAHDLASEGWSADLMAANNVLAHVPDINDFLRGFSTLLKADGVATFEFPHLLRLMAEQQFDTLYHEHYSYLSLTAVNTLCARNGLVIFDVSELPTHGGSLRVFVQRADGPRTRQASVDDLLGIEARVGVSTAAFYSTLAPAAQRIKHQLLRFLLQAKAEGKRVVGYGAAAKGNTLFNYAGVKPDLLAWVADANPHKQGKFLPGSRIPVVAPERLAIERPDYVLVLPWNLLKEVSEQQAQIREWGGRFVIAVPELTVL, encoded by the coding sequence ATGAACTGCCGTGGCTGTGGTACCTGCCTGAGCCTGCCCCTGATCGACCTTGGCACTGCGCCGCCGTCCAACGCTTACCTGCGCGCTGACCAGCTGGCCGCAGCCGAGGCCTGGGTGCCGCTTAAAGTGGCGGTGTGTGAGCAGTGCTGGCTGGTGCAGACCGAGGATTACACCCGGGCCGAGACGCTGTTCGATGCCGACTATGCGTACTTCAGCTCCTATTCCAGTTCGTGGCTGGCCCATGCCCGCGACTATGTCGGGCAGATGGTCGAGCGTTTCGGCCTGAACGGCGAGAGCCGGGTGGTTGAAATCGCCGCCAACGACGGGTATCTGTTGCAGTATGTGGCAGAGCGCGGCATTCCCTGCCTAGGTGTCGAACCCACCCGAAGCACTGCACAGGCGGCCCGGGAGAAAGGGCTGCAGATTCGTGAAGTGTTCTTCGGCGAACAGGCCGCCCATGACCTGGCGAGTGAAGGTTGGTCGGCTGACCTGATGGCCGCCAACAACGTGCTCGCCCACGTGCCGGACATCAACGATTTTCTGCGCGGTTTCTCGACCCTGCTCAAAGCCGATGGTGTGGCCACTTTCGAGTTTCCGCACCTGCTGCGCCTGATGGCCGAGCAGCAGTTCGATACCCTTTACCATGAGCACTACTCCTACCTGTCGCTGACGGCGGTCAACACGCTTTGTGCCCGCAACGGCCTGGTGATCTTCGATGTCAGCGAACTGCCGACCCATGGCGGTTCGTTGCGGGTTTTCGTGCAGCGCGCCGATGGCCCGCGCACGCGCCAGGCCAGTGTCGACGATCTGCTTGGCATCGAGGCGCGGGTCGGTGTCAGCACGGCGGCGTTCTACAGTACCCTTGCACCGGCGGCGCAGCGGATCAAGCACCAGCTGCTGCGCTTCCTGTTGCAGGCCAAGGCCGAAGGCAAGCGAGTGGTCGGCTATGGTGCTGCAGCAAAGGGCAACACCCTGTTCAACTACGCAGGCGTGAAGCCCGACCTGCTGGCCTGGGTGGCCGACGCCAACCCGCACAAGCAGGGCAAGTTCCTGCCGGGCAGCCGAATTCCCGTGGTAGCCCCCGAGCGCCTGGCCATCGAGCGGCCGGATTATGTACTGGTGCTGCCGTGGAACCTGCTCAAGGAAGTCAGCGAACAGCAGGCGCAGATCCGCGAATGGGGCGGTCGGTTCGTCATCGCCGTGCCTGAGCTGACCGTCCTGTGA
- a CDS encoding flagellar hook-associated protein 3 encodes MRISTAQFYQTSAANYQRNYSNLIKTNEEASSFVRVNTAADDPVGAARLLQLGNQADMLAQYKTNATNITNSLNQTETTLNSINTILTRVNELAIESGNAGYTDTERKAKAAELGQLEDQLLSLMNSRDENGQYLFAGSSTDTAPFVRNADGTYSYQGDQTQLELQVGDMLKMAGNSSGYSVFEQALNTSRTETSLSSPAVDDGRVKLSNGQVSGSVTYNDRFRSGQPYTVTMLSSTEFSITDSLGNDVTAEATQGGKFDPDTVGGSMISFRGVDMRLNINLQDGDVPDAAVAGHTFTLQSKPDTITATRSPGNPSSAQVSSISITDPAQYKAMFPNGGAVIKFTSATDFELYAQPLTADSRPVASGAMTGNVASAAGVDFTFTSTPAQQSGDQYVVNVDNHQTQNVLDTVAQLRTALSKPIDGDNAAYQQLRADLDSAIANIQSGQDALNTAVTDIGARGKALEIQQNTNESLSIANSTTQSSIRDSDPATVLVRLTQQQTLLQASQAAFARVSQLSLFNAIG; translated from the coding sequence ATGCGTATTTCCACGGCCCAGTTCTACCAGACCAGCGCGGCGAACTACCAGCGCAACTATTCCAACCTGATCAAGACCAACGAAGAGGCCAGTTCCTTCGTCAGGGTCAACACCGCTGCCGATGATCCGGTGGGGGCTGCACGTCTGCTGCAGCTGGGTAATCAGGCAGACATGCTGGCCCAGTACAAGACCAACGCGACAAACATCACCAACTCGCTGAACCAGACCGAGACCACGCTCAATTCGATCAACACGATCCTGACGCGGGTCAACGAGCTGGCAATCGAGTCGGGTAACGCCGGCTACACCGACACCGAACGCAAGGCCAAGGCAGCCGAGCTGGGGCAGTTGGAAGACCAGCTGTTGAGCCTCATGAACAGCCGTGATGAGAATGGCCAGTACCTGTTTGCCGGCTCCAGTACCGACACCGCGCCGTTCGTGCGCAACGCCGATGGTACCTACTCTTATCAGGGTGACCAGACCCAGCTGGAGCTGCAGGTCGGTGACATGCTCAAGATGGCCGGCAACAGCTCTGGCTATAGCGTGTTCGAGCAAGCCCTCAACACCAGTCGCACCGAAACCAGCCTGAGCTCCCCCGCGGTGGATGACGGCCGCGTGAAGCTGTCCAATGGGCAAGTGTCCGGCAGCGTCACGTACAACGATCGCTTCCGTAGTGGTCAGCCGTACACAGTCACCATGCTCAGCAGTACCGAGTTCAGCATCACCGACAGCTTGGGCAACGATGTGACCGCCGAGGCCACCCAGGGTGGTAAATTCGATCCCGATACCGTAGGCGGATCGATGATCAGCTTCCGTGGTGTGGACATGCGGCTGAACATCAACCTTCAGGACGGCGACGTTCCGGATGCAGCGGTGGCAGGTCATACCTTCACCCTGCAAAGCAAGCCCGATACCATCACTGCGACCCGTAGCCCGGGCAACCCGTCGAGTGCTCAGGTATCTTCGATCAGCATCACTGATCCGGCCCAGTACAAAGCCATGTTTCCCAATGGCGGTGCGGTCATCAAGTTCACCAGTGCCACGGACTTCGAACTCTATGCCCAGCCGCTGACCGCTGACAGCCGCCCGGTGGCCAGTGGTGCCATGACTGGCAACGTCGCCTCGGCTGCCGGTGTGGACTTCACCTTCACCAGCACGCCCGCGCAGCAGTCCGGTGACCAGTACGTGGTGAACGTCGACAACCACCAGACCCAGAACGTTCTGGACACCGTCGCCCAGTTGCGTACGGCGTTGAGCAAGCCGATCGACGGCGACAACGCCGCCTACCAGCAACTGCGTGCGGACCTGGATTCGGCCATCGCCAACATCCAGAGCGGTCAGGACGCGCTCAACACGGCAGTCACCGATATCGGTGCCCGTGGCAAGGCGCTGGAAATCCAGCAAAACACCAACGAGAGTCTGAGCATTGCCAACAGCACCACGCAGTCGTCGATCCGTGACTCGGACCCTGCCACAGTGCTTGTCCGCCTTACCCAGCAGCAGACCTTGCTCCAGGCTTCGCAGGCGGCTTTCGCACGCGTCAGCCAGCTGAGCCTGTTCAACGCCATCGGTTAA
- the rfbF gene encoding glucose-1-phosphate cytidylyltransferase produces MKAVILAGGLGTRISEESHLKPKPMIEIGGKPILWHIMKQYSAHGIHDFVICLGYKGYAIKDFFANYFLHTSDVTFDMRENRMDVHQNYSEPWRVTLVDTGEDTMTGGRLRRAARYLEGEDAFCFTYGDGVSDLNIGALVDFHLAHGKLATVTAVQPPGRYGALARDGDSVTGFVEKPRGDGGWINGGFFVLSPKVLDYIADDQTSWESEPLACLAAESQLNAFQHDGFWHPMDTLRDKNHLEHLWQSGEAPWKQWA; encoded by the coding sequence ATGAAGGCGGTAATTCTGGCGGGTGGACTGGGCACGCGTATCAGCGAAGAGTCTCACCTCAAGCCCAAACCCATGATCGAAATCGGTGGGAAGCCAATTCTCTGGCACATCATGAAGCAGTACTCGGCTCACGGCATCCACGATTTCGTGATCTGCCTGGGCTACAAGGGCTACGCGATCAAGGATTTCTTCGCCAACTACTTCCTGCACACCTCGGACGTCACCTTCGACATGCGCGAAAACCGCATGGACGTGCACCAGAACTATAGCGAGCCATGGCGCGTGACCTTGGTCGACACCGGTGAAGACACCATGACCGGTGGCCGCCTTCGCCGCGCCGCTCGCTACCTTGAGGGCGAAGATGCCTTCTGTTTCACATACGGCGATGGTGTTTCGGACCTGAACATCGGCGCCCTGGTGGATTTCCACCTGGCCCACGGCAAACTCGCCACCGTCACAGCGGTACAGCCTCCTGGCCGCTACGGCGCGCTGGCACGCGACGGCGACAGCGTCACTGGATTTGTCGAAAAGCCCCGTGGTGACGGTGGCTGGATCAACGGTGGCTTCTTCGTGCTTTCGCCCAAGGTACTCGACTACATCGCCGACGATCAGACCTCCTGGGAGTCGGAGCCGCTTGCCTGCCTGGCTGCTGAGTCGCAGTTGAACGCCTTTCAGCATGATGGCTTCTGGCATCCAATGGACACGCTGCGTGACAAGAACCATCTGGAACACCTCTGGCAAAGCGGGGAGGCCCCATGGAAGCAGTGGGCCTGA
- a CDS encoding glycosyltransferase: MNPAPLVSLVIPACNPRYFRSALVSALAQDYANLEVIVCDDSPGTQIEAVVDELRSLARHPLTYLRNPQPLGFVGNLQHGLEQSQGDYIKFLCDDDRLMADCVSSQVRLFQAHDDVSLVAARRHLVDAEDHILPQRLETSPVTFGDTLFNGDDLLDFFETRQLNFIGGLSSVLVRTRDLRELLPALAPGFVAMLDFVLFVCLLRRGHLGVTAGVHCVERVHPDQMRRQSDVKAAATSESQHLRDMFAARTAAREPFSGWVRVQILQGDEGDTPRIWENLFLIHTLRCLQAIQESHVGSDSDSFSELYGKWLACRQDPLVLARLMRLSEHWPMRPRIVPVVIDSEGDAQALQVTLDSIERQAYGAEMTLVLSRSPLPGGPHVRRVSQPLQADWAEQLNTALGQLGGVDWIYLLRAGDRLNAFSLMLLAERVVSRPQIACCYGDEGGVRDEASVEPVFKPDFNLDLMRGYPYTGRMLAFSLDALRALGGFAPGYRELAPHELLWRLVESRGPHAIEHIPEVLAESAFSYAAWLSSEAVVAENPKLLDAHLKRLGVTYRLQNSGGAINQVRYLHATQPLVSLVISAQDQLPALERCLESVLEKTAYGHYEVLIVDNASQGGETHAWLTALQQLGEDKLRVLTLGEQASFAAVQNLAAQHARGEYLLMLSPFAVVTEPDWLDAMLSHGQRPEVGAVGAKLCNAHGLIVHAGGVLGLRGAVGSPFVGEPMEAGGYMQRLQVAQNYSAVGADCLLVRKELFLSLGGLNESVFSLAFSDIDLGLRLGEAGYLVVWAPDARLVLDPPAPAAIDAQAEAERQAQLAQQHDAFFKAWMPVVARDPAYNINLSLNGSSFCLDPGLKAAWTPFVSRPLPHVLALPMNKTAVGHYRVIQPLVELEKAGWVTQQQYFEIPSNVELERSSPDVAILQGRYTEGFVKEIERLKTFSKGFCIYELDDYVIDVPKKNGHLKHTPKDLEKSLRRGIERCDRLVVSTQALADALHDTHSDIRVMPNMLAEQLWSGLRSQRRSARKPRVGWGGGTSHTGDLEVIAEVVRTLANEVEWVFFGMCPPALRPYISEFHPPVPLELYPAKLASLNLDLALAPLEYHIFNDCKSNLRLLEYGACGYPVIVTDTRAYEGYLPCTRIKTNSTAEWLEAIRMHLADPDESFRQGDRLKQEVLRDYVLREEHVQHWYSGWMPG, from the coding sequence GTGAACCCAGCCCCTCTAGTCAGCCTCGTCATTCCCGCCTGCAACCCCCGTTACTTCCGTTCTGCTCTGGTCAGCGCCCTGGCTCAGGATTACGCAAACCTCGAAGTCATCGTCTGCGACGACAGCCCAGGTACGCAGATCGAGGCGGTGGTCGATGAGCTACGCAGTCTTGCACGTCATCCGCTGACTTACTTGCGTAACCCGCAACCGCTGGGGTTTGTCGGGAATCTGCAACACGGGCTAGAGCAGAGCCAGGGCGACTACATCAAGTTCCTCTGTGACGATGACCGCCTGATGGCCGATTGCGTGTCCAGCCAGGTGCGTCTGTTCCAGGCCCATGACGATGTAAGCCTGGTCGCGGCCAGGCGTCACTTGGTCGATGCTGAAGATCACATTCTGCCGCAGCGCCTGGAAACCAGCCCGGTCACCTTTGGCGACACACTGTTCAACGGTGACGACCTGCTGGATTTCTTCGAGACCCGCCAGCTCAACTTCATCGGCGGGCTGAGCAGCGTGCTGGTGCGTACCCGCGATCTGCGTGAATTGCTGCCTGCGCTGGCGCCGGGCTTTGTGGCAATGCTCGATTTCGTGTTGTTCGTGTGCCTGCTGCGTCGCGGGCATTTGGGCGTGACCGCCGGGGTGCACTGTGTCGAGCGGGTTCATCCCGACCAAATGCGTCGCCAGAGTGATGTGAAGGCTGCCGCTACCAGTGAATCACAACACCTGCGCGACATGTTCGCCGCTCGTACTGCAGCACGTGAGCCTTTCTCCGGTTGGGTGCGGGTGCAAATCCTCCAGGGCGACGAGGGCGATACCCCGCGTATCTGGGAGAACCTGTTCCTGATCCATACCCTGCGCTGCCTGCAGGCGATTCAGGAATCCCATGTCGGCAGCGACAGCGACAGTTTCTCCGAACTGTACGGGAAGTGGCTGGCTTGCAGGCAGGACCCGTTGGTACTCGCGCGGCTGATGCGTCTTAGCGAGCACTGGCCAATGCGTCCGCGTATCGTACCTGTGGTTATCGACAGCGAGGGCGATGCACAAGCTCTGCAAGTCACCCTGGACAGCATCGAGCGCCAGGCTTATGGCGCAGAGATGACGCTGGTACTGTCACGCTCACCGCTGCCAGGCGGTCCGCATGTGCGGCGGGTCAGCCAGCCTTTGCAGGCTGACTGGGCCGAACAACTGAACACGGCGCTTGGCCAGTTGGGCGGGGTGGACTGGATCTACCTGCTGCGTGCTGGCGACCGGCTCAATGCCTTCAGCCTGATGCTCCTGGCCGAGCGGGTCGTGTCGCGCCCGCAGATCGCCTGCTGCTATGGCGATGAGGGGGGAGTGCGGGATGAGGCGTCCGTGGAGCCGGTGTTCAAGCCCGACTTCAACCTCGATTTGATGCGCGGATACCCCTATACCGGTCGCATGCTGGCGTTCTCGCTTGACGCCTTGCGGGCATTGGGCGGTTTCGCGCCCGGATATCGCGAGCTGGCGCCCCATGAACTGCTCTGGCGGCTTGTGGAAAGCCGCGGCCCCCATGCCATCGAACACATTCCGGAAGTGCTGGCCGAGAGCGCGTTCAGCTACGCTGCCTGGCTGTCTTCGGAGGCAGTGGTAGCGGAAAATCCGAAACTGCTGGATGCCCACCTCAAGCGCTTGGGCGTGACCTACCGGCTGCAGAACAGCGGCGGGGCAATCAACCAGGTCCGCTACCTGCACGCCACCCAGCCACTGGTAAGCCTGGTGATCAGTGCCCAGGATCAGTTGCCGGCCCTCGAGCGCTGCCTGGAAAGCGTGCTTGAGAAGACTGCCTACGGTCACTACGAAGTGCTGATTGTCGACAATGCCAGTCAAGGTGGTGAGACCCACGCCTGGCTCACCGCCCTGCAACAGCTGGGCGAAGACAAGTTGCGGGTCCTGACGCTGGGCGAGCAGGCCAGCTTCGCCGCTGTGCAGAACCTTGCCGCGCAACACGCCCGGGGTGAATACCTGTTGATGTTGAGCCCGTTCGCTGTGGTCACCGAGCCAGACTGGCTCGACGCAATGCTCAGCCATGGCCAGCGCCCTGAAGTCGGAGCGGTCGGTGCCAAGCTCTGCAACGCTCATGGCCTGATCGTGCATGCGGGTGGCGTGCTGGGCCTGCGTGGCGCCGTGGGGTCACCGTTCGTGGGCGAGCCCATGGAGGCGGGCGGTTACATGCAGCGCTTGCAAGTGGCGCAGAATTATTCTGCTGTTGGCGCTGACTGCCTGTTGGTGCGCAAAGAGCTGTTCCTGTCGTTAGGCGGGCTCAATGAAAGCGTGTTCAGCCTGGCCTTTAGCGATATCGACCTGGGTCTGCGCCTGGGCGAAGCCGGGTACCTCGTGGTGTGGGCGCCGGATGCCCGGCTGGTACTGGACCCGCCAGCGCCGGCGGCGATCGATGCGCAGGCTGAAGCCGAGCGCCAGGCCCAGCTGGCGCAGCAGCATGATGCCTTCTTCAAGGCCTGGATGCCGGTGGTGGCGCGTGACCCCGCTTACAATATCAACCTGTCCCTGAACGGCTCCAGCTTCTGCCTGGATCCGGGCCTCAAGGCCGCCTGGACGCCCTTCGTCAGCCGTCCACTGCCCCATGTGCTGGCGTTGCCAATGAACAAGACTGCGGTCGGGCATTACCGGGTGATCCAGCCGCTGGTCGAGCTGGAGAAAGCTGGCTGGGTGACCCAGCAGCAGTACTTCGAGATACCGAGCAACGTCGAACTGGAACGCAGCTCGCCGGATGTGGCAATTCTGCAGGGGCGTTATACCGAAGGGTTCGTCAAGGAGATCGAGCGACTCAAGACCTTCTCCAAGGGCTTTTGCATCTACGAGCTGGACGACTACGTGATTGATGTGCCGAAGAAGAACGGGCACCTCAAGCACACGCCAAAAGATCTGGAAAAATCTCTGCGCCGAGGTATCGAACGCTGTGATCGGCTGGTGGTCTCGACCCAGGCGCTGGCGGATGCGCTGCATGACACCCATAGCGATATCCGGGTAATGCCGAACATGCTGGCCGAGCAGCTCTGGAGCGGTTTGCGTAGCCAGCGCCGCAGCGCGCGCAAGCCGCGGGTTGGTTGGGGTGGTGGCACCAGCCATACCGGCGACCTGGAAGTGATTGCCGAGGTGGTCAGGACCTTGGCGAACGAAGTTGAATGGGTGTTCTTCGGTATGTGTCCGCCGGCATTGCGGCCGTACATCAGCGAGTTCCATCCGCCGGTGCCCCTGGAGCTGTACCCGGCCAAGCTCGCCAGCCTGAATCTGGACCTGGCCTTGGCGCCGCTGGAGTACCACATCTTCAATGACTGCAAGAGCAACTTGCGCTTGCTGGAATATGGCGCGTGCGGGTACCCGGTGATCGTCACCGACACCCGTGCTTATGAAGGCTACTTGCCGTGCACGCGGATCAAGACCAACAGCACGGCCGAGTGGCTGGAGGCGATCCGCATGCACTTGGCGGACCCCGACGAAAGTTTCCGCCAGGGCGACCGTCTGAAGCAGGAAGTGCTGCGTGACTATGTGCTGCGCGAAGAGCACGTTCAGCATTGGTACAGCGGCTGGATGCCGGGCTGA
- a CDS encoding dTDP-4-dehydrorhamnose 3,5-epimerase family protein: MTDLLLQALPLGGLFSVQHKRHGDARGQFARLFCESSLGALGAPFHVRQINHSHTQGSGSVRGLHYQTGDTPEAKLITCLRGEVWDVAVDLREGSPTFLHWHAEHLRAGDGRSLLIPAGFAHGFQVLSEDAELLYLHSADYAPGREGGLSVLDPKLAIRWPLAVKNLSARDAAHPLLDLSFTGVRP; encoded by the coding sequence GTGACTGATCTGCTGCTGCAAGCCTTGCCACTGGGTGGCCTGTTCAGTGTCCAGCACAAGCGTCATGGCGATGCCCGCGGGCAGTTCGCGCGGCTGTTCTGCGAATCCAGCCTGGGCGCCCTGGGTGCGCCGTTCCATGTGCGCCAGATCAATCACTCGCACACTCAGGGCTCAGGCAGCGTGCGCGGCCTGCACTATCAGACCGGCGACACCCCGGAGGCCAAGCTGATCACCTGCCTGCGCGGTGAGGTGTGGGACGTGGCAGTGGACCTTCGCGAAGGCTCGCCAACCTTCCTGCACTGGCACGCCGAGCACTTGCGAGCCGGCGATGGCCGCAGCCTGTTGATACCGGCCGGCTTTGCCCATGGTTTCCAGGTGCTGAGCGAGGATGCCGAGCTGCTTTACCTGCACAGTGCCGACTATGCGCCGGGCCGCGAAGGCGGGCTGTCGGTACTCGATCCGAAGTTGGCCATCCGTTGGCCGCTCGCTGTCAAGAATCTGTCGGCCCGGGATGCCGCTCATCCCTTGCTGGACCTGTCGTTTACCGGAGTGCGTCCATGA